The DNA window CTCGGACCTTGGTGTGGTAGCGCACTGTGGGGCACCTCATGATGGGTCTGATGGGCCCAGACGCGGGGCGCGGTACAATGCGGCGCGCTTTCGTCTGCAGGGCCTTGCGTCTGCGGATCTTGCGTGCCGGCTGGTTGAACCAAGTGTCCACTCACCGCTGCCAGTCCTTGTGGAAGTGGGGCTTCAAGATCATGCCATTCCGGCTGGGCGCCATGGCTGCCTCCCGTGCAGGGGAACGGCTATCTTAAGGATCATCAGTCTGAAATCCCTCCCACCACAGATGACTGGAACTTTGAAAGTAAATTTCACTTGATAAGAGAGAGTAAAAAGTGAGTTTTGAGGGAGTGGAAATGTTCCCTTTGAGGAACTGAGCACTGTTGCAGGTGCCTTGCCTCTTTTATCACCTAAATTTGTAGCTTATGTTTCAAGTGCTGTGTTCCCaagaaaacaatttataaataCTTAGTGTCAATAATCCCCAGTCCATAGGATATGAAGTTGCTTCAAGTGGATCATACATTCCACTCCACCTCACTCCATGTACCTTTTCTTTACCCAGTGTCGCAGGTACTTACATCTCTCTGAGGGATGCCAAATTGCCTTAAGATCTTCTTGCCTTCTTCAATTGAGAGTGTGTTGGGATCCATCAGTGCTAGATCCTTCTAGGGATTCTGCTTCTCTCTAGAGGttagaaaacaaattatattgTGCTCTCCATCTCCCTGAAATTCTGTCAGTGGGAAACATCCAGCTAGCTCGATTCACTAGCTCATATGTTACTCATCCCTCCACGAAGACTGACTATGTTTCCTACATGACACTAATGCGAGTGAGAGATAGGAGATAAAACAGACAAAGTTTGTGCACTAGCCTCAGCACTGCTTGAGAACCTGAGATGCAGACAGCTTAACCACGGACCCTCAGATATTACCATATGACACTCTGAAAAGTTAACCATATTTTATTGGCTTAGAAGAAATTCAGTACGTACAGAGTCCCCAGTTTATTAGACTGAACCTATAATTTTTCGGCTAGATGCCTAtgtcaaaacaaaatcaatctaGAGAAATTTTTGAGTTTGGAATCTGCATTTTTttggttgcatttttttttggttttaatgaGTCTGTACACAATAGGCTCCGATATTTGAGCACTTGTCCCTTAGTGACTGATGTTATTTTAAAAGGTTGTGAGGGTTTGATCTTGCTAGaggaaataaactttttttcttataaacttATACAAAAAATTTAGTCTTTGTGTTAACAAAGCTAGAGACCACTAACCAGAGTTTGCTCCACTTTTAAGCTGTCTACTGAAAATTTCTTtggcattttatttgttcttgtagGAATTTACTAAGCTTCAAATTTTGAACAGGAAAATTTCCTACTGTCTTTCATGGTTGCAGGAAAGACCACTGTGAAACCCAGGACTCCTTGGCTACCGAGTGAAGAGACAGACTCAGGCTGAAAATGGTGCTCAAACACCAAACTTTATACTGCTCCACAATCCAAATACTTGCAGTGACTCAATACAATGCAACCATTTGTGCGTAATAagagttttaattaatattaataataaagacAGAGAGTCAGATATTGGAGCAAAtgctgaaagagcagagaagtaAAGAAGCTAgctactagagagaccttttaccttcTGAATTCGCAGACCAAAGAGGGGAAGAACACAGTTCCACAAATTCTCACGCTGAATGCAATGAGCTccagtctcctcctgccttaaataccctctctctgcccagccatatcccatCCTGACTCCACCCCcttaatgttgggattaaaggcgtgtgactcccaaacactgggattaaaggtgtgagccaacactTCCTGGCTCTGAGATTgaatttgtagatggaagtttctgtcccactgggTCCTGCAACCATTCAGTCAAAAAGAAACACacgaggcttatattaattataaactgtcaggtctattagcttaggctcattATTTACTATAAACTGCCATTAAAAACTGCCTTAATTGGATGGCTGTGGCCAGGCTTCCTCAGGCCGGTTGCTGCTGCCCACAAGCAACCAGAGAGCAGAATTGACCCTGGGACTGCGGGCGCCCCGACTCTTCTCAGCACCAGCAGTGGGGGCAAGAGCACCATCAGCCACATCAGCAGCCCTGGGACTGTGACCCGACTGGGTAGTGTCACTCAGGTTACCTCCTTCAGCCATGCCTCCCCTGGTAACCGAGGAGGTTGCAACTTTAAGATGGAGCCAGATCCAGCAGAACCCCCCTTTGTGACAGTGGAAGCAGCTAATGACACAGAGCAGCCCCAGAGGGACGGAGCCCCCTGAGTGCCGAGGAGCTGATGGCCATTGAGGATGAAGGAGTCCTGGACAAGATGCTGGACCAGACTATGAACTTTGAGGAACGGAAGCTCATCCAGGCTGCACTCCGTGAGCTCCGACAGAAAGAGAGACCAGAGGGACAAGGAACGAGAACAGCGACTATGGGAGGCACGGGCCCGGCCAAAGGAGAGCGGAAACAATCTGGCTACAGAGACTATCACGAGGCATAGTCAGCAGGCAGCTGACGGCTCAGCTGTCAGCACAGTTACCAAAACTGAGTGGCTAGTCCACTCCAACAATGGCACACAGATGGCCCGCACCACCACTGTGGAGTCAAGTTTCGTGAGTCGCTTGGAGAatggtagcagcagcagcagcagcaccaccaccaccacagtccAAACCAagaccttttcttcttcctcttcctctttctcatccAAAAAGATGGGCGGCATCTTCGACCGAGAGGACCAAGCCAGCC is part of the Arvicola amphibius chromosome 8, mArvAmp1.2, whole genome shotgun sequence genome and encodes:
- the LOC119821725 gene encoding LOW QUALITY PROTEIN: smoothelin-like (The sequence of the model RefSeq protein was modified relative to this genomic sequence to represent the inferred CDS: inserted 4 bases in 3 codons; deleted 1 base in 1 codon); the encoded protein is LDGCGQASSGRLLLPTSNQRAELTLGLRAXPTLLSTSSGGKSTISHISSPGTVTRLGSVTQVTSFSHASPGNRGGCNFKMEPDPAEPPFVTVEAANDTEQXPEGRSPLSAEELMAIEDEGVLDKMLDQTMNFEERKLIQAALRELRXRKRDQRDKEREQRLWEARARPKESGNNLATETITRHSQQAADGSAVSTVTKTEWLVHSNNGTQMARTTTVESSFVSRLENGSSSSSSTTTTTVQTKTFSSSSSSFSSKKMGGIFDREDQASPRPGNLAALEKRQAEKKKELTKVQNLPRTSALQERKAMIEKLEKEGSASPGIPRTAVQRSTSFGVPNANSVKQMLLDWCRAKTRGYEHVDIQNFSSSWSDGMAFGALVHNFFLEVFDNGQLNPQNRRQNFEMAFSSAETHADCPQLLDTEDMVRLREPDWKAPRMLVVCVPLVEVEDMMIMGKKPDPKYVFTYVQSLYNHLRRHELRLRGKNV